A DNA window from Clavibacter sepedonicus contains the following coding sequences:
- a CDS encoding DUF501 domain-containing protein, with protein sequence MTRPPFDPPSERDVRVVTAQLGRPARDVVGIAARCVCGNPTVVSTAPRLTDGTPFPTLYYLCHPAATTAISHLEAEHVMAELQDDLAEDEALRDAYAAAHASYLADRESILVVPELAGVSAGGMPVRVKCLHALAGHALAAGPGVNPIGDIALARASWSPDVCECADPDAA encoded by the coding sequence GTGACCCGACCCCCCTTCGACCCGCCGTCCGAGCGCGACGTGCGCGTCGTCACCGCCCAGCTCGGTCGACCCGCGCGCGACGTCGTCGGGATCGCCGCCCGCTGCGTCTGCGGCAACCCCACCGTCGTGAGCACCGCCCCGCGCCTCACCGACGGCACGCCGTTCCCCACGCTCTACTACCTGTGCCACCCCGCGGCCACCACCGCCATCTCGCACCTCGAGGCGGAGCACGTCATGGCCGAGCTGCAGGACGACCTCGCGGAGGACGAGGCGCTGCGCGACGCGTACGCCGCCGCCCACGCGTCCTACCTCGCCGACCGCGAGTCGATCCTCGTGGTGCCCGAGCTCGCGGGCGTCTCCGCGGGCGGCATGCCCGTGCGCGTCAAGTGCCTGCACGCCCTCGCGGGCCACGCGCTCGCCGCGGGTCCGGGCGTGAACCCCATCGGCGACATCGCGCTGGCCCGGGCGTCCTGGTCGCCGGACGTCTGCGAGTGCGCCGACCCCGACGCGGCATGA
- a CDS encoding MazG family protein, protein MSEPASPSASAASSASAAASGADAVADLAAAMAALRAPDGCVWNRGMTHRTLVPYLLEESHELVEAIETDDVPGMREELADVLLQVVFHADIARTEGGGFDLADVARTATEKMVRRHPHVFGDERADIVEEVLRVWGAAKDREKSARTSVVDGIPMGMPSLALADKLLGRAERVGLLEADAPAAIPVDDEDDLGRLLLAVVVSARSRGLDAERALRTTLRSLTAEIRAAEPAAGAGGGAAGGGAAGEGSAGAAADDDTAPGAGRSA, encoded by the coding sequence ATGAGCGAGCCCGCGTCCCCGTCCGCATCCGCCGCGTCGTCCGCATCCGCCGCCGCCTCGGGAGCCGACGCTGTCGCGGACCTGGCCGCCGCCATGGCCGCCCTGCGCGCCCCCGACGGCTGCGTCTGGAACCGCGGGATGACGCACCGGACCCTCGTCCCGTACCTCCTCGAGGAGAGCCACGAGCTCGTCGAGGCCATCGAGACCGACGACGTGCCCGGCATGCGCGAGGAGCTGGCCGACGTGCTCCTCCAGGTCGTGTTCCACGCCGACATCGCGCGCACCGAGGGTGGGGGCTTCGACCTCGCCGACGTCGCCCGCACCGCGACGGAGAAGATGGTGCGCCGTCACCCGCACGTCTTCGGCGACGAGCGCGCCGACATCGTCGAGGAGGTCCTGCGCGTCTGGGGCGCCGCTAAGGACCGCGAGAAGTCGGCGCGCACGAGCGTCGTCGACGGGATCCCGATGGGCATGCCGTCCCTCGCCCTCGCCGACAAGCTGCTCGGCCGGGCGGAGCGCGTCGGGCTGCTCGAGGCGGACGCACCGGCCGCGATCCCGGTCGACGACGAGGACGACCTCGGCCGGCTGCTGCTCGCGGTCGTGGTCTCAGCGAGGTCGCGGGGGCTCGACGCGGAGCGCGCGCTGCGGACGACGCTGCGGTCGCTGACCGCGGAGATCCGCGCGGCCGAGCCGGCAGCCGGAGCGGGCGGGGGCGCCGCGGGCGGGGGCGCCGCGGGCGAGGGCTCTGCGGGCGCCGCGGCCGATGACGACACGGCCCCCGGCGCGGGCCGGAGCGCCTGA
- a CDS encoding TetR/AcrR family transcriptional regulator, whose translation MAAPDPHRRQDLLAHILDHLRAHPLQSVTFRGLADALGESTFVLVYHFGSKERLLEAAMDAVDQRQAEMVEGDPREIGPGELREWITRAWGWRLTDVNRDFQRLEFEAALLRTRDGVVRPDAIASVSAWRRFALEWMLAHGVPDDVALDTADLLQAGSYGLQFDFVISGDRDRAMRGFEALIDAFTPRIQPWLDLAEEQGSPGAPERPPAA comes from the coding sequence GTGGCAGCTCCGGATCCGCACCGCCGCCAGGACCTGCTGGCCCACATCCTCGACCACCTCCGCGCGCACCCGCTCCAGTCGGTGACCTTCCGCGGGCTGGCCGACGCCCTCGGCGAGAGCACGTTCGTGCTCGTCTACCACTTCGGATCCAAGGAGCGGCTGCTCGAGGCCGCGATGGACGCCGTCGACCAGCGCCAGGCCGAGATGGTCGAGGGCGACCCGCGGGAGATCGGCCCCGGCGAGCTCCGCGAGTGGATCACCCGGGCCTGGGGCTGGCGCCTCACCGACGTCAACCGCGACTTCCAGCGCCTCGAGTTCGAGGCCGCGCTCCTCCGCACGCGCGACGGCGTCGTCCGGCCGGATGCCATCGCGAGCGTCTCCGCGTGGCGCCGGTTCGCGCTCGAGTGGATGCTGGCCCACGGCGTCCCCGACGACGTCGCCCTCGACACGGCCGACCTCCTCCAGGCCGGGTCCTACGGCCTCCAGTTCGACTTCGTGATCTCCGGCGACCGCGACCGGGCCATGCGCGGCTTCGAGGCCCTCATCGACGCGTTCACCCCGCGCATCCAGCCGTGGCTCGACCTGGCCGAGGAGCAGGGGTCGCCCGGGGCGCCGGAGCGGCCGCCCGCCGCCTGA
- the hisS gene encoding histidine--tRNA ligase — protein MPQQITPPRGMRDFLPAEKARREQALAIIRRTYRAHGFDEIETPVVEESGRLHAGLGGDNEKLAYSVLKRGLSGDDLHAAADAGDVLALSDLGLRFDLTVPLARFYASHRAELPGVFRSIQAAPVWRAERPQKGRYRQFMQCDIDIIGEAGQLAEVELISATAATLAALGLTGCTIRVNDRRILAGILDSCGFAAERQAQALISIDKLDKIGATGVVAELAEGGADAAAVLGGILERIEPALADGGVPLTTEAITAILPAGVDPDAVADLETLADALVGLPDGVTLRFDPTLVRGMGYYTGTIFEIAHPASGSSVGGGGRYDGMIGRFLGQDVPAAGFSIGFERIVDLAVLPVAADDDAIALVHDRRTPVRVLARLKAELVASGRRVRLEPRPKNVAPLLEALKQQGFRTFAAVDGDTGDAASLQERPLDGGPRG, from the coding sequence ATGCCCCAGCAGATCACGCCGCCCCGCGGCATGCGCGACTTCCTGCCCGCCGAGAAGGCCCGACGCGAGCAGGCGCTCGCCATCATCCGCCGCACCTACCGTGCGCACGGCTTCGACGAGATCGAGACGCCCGTGGTCGAGGAGTCCGGACGCCTGCACGCGGGCCTCGGCGGCGACAACGAGAAGCTCGCCTACTCGGTGCTGAAGCGCGGCCTCTCGGGCGACGACCTGCACGCGGCCGCCGACGCGGGCGACGTGCTGGCGCTCTCCGACCTGGGCCTCCGCTTCGACCTCACGGTGCCGCTCGCGCGCTTCTACGCCTCGCACCGCGCGGAGCTGCCGGGCGTGTTCCGCTCGATCCAGGCCGCCCCCGTCTGGCGCGCCGAGCGCCCGCAGAAGGGCCGCTACCGCCAGTTCATGCAGTGCGACATCGACATCATCGGCGAGGCCGGGCAGCTGGCCGAGGTCGAGCTGATCTCCGCCACCGCGGCCACGCTCGCGGCGCTCGGCCTCACGGGCTGCACCATCCGCGTGAACGACCGCCGAATCCTCGCCGGGATCCTCGACTCCTGCGGTTTCGCGGCGGAGCGGCAGGCGCAGGCCCTCATCAGCATCGACAAGCTCGACAAGATCGGCGCGACGGGCGTCGTCGCGGAGCTCGCCGAGGGCGGGGCGGACGCGGCGGCGGTGCTCGGCGGGATCCTCGAGCGCATCGAGCCCGCGCTCGCCGACGGCGGCGTGCCGCTCACGACCGAGGCGATCACCGCGATCCTCCCCGCGGGCGTCGACCCCGACGCGGTCGCCGACCTCGAGACCCTCGCGGACGCGCTCGTCGGCCTGCCCGACGGCGTCACGCTTCGCTTCGACCCGACCCTCGTGCGCGGCATGGGCTACTACACGGGCACCATCTTCGAGATCGCGCACCCCGCCTCCGGCAGCTCGGTGGGCGGCGGCGGCCGGTACGACGGCATGATCGGCCGCTTCCTCGGCCAGGACGTGCCGGCCGCCGGCTTCTCCATCGGCTTCGAGCGGATCGTCGACCTGGCCGTCCTGCCCGTGGCGGCGGACGACGACGCCATCGCGCTCGTGCACGACCGGCGCACCCCGGTGCGGGTGCTCGCGCGCCTCAAGGCGGAGCTCGTCGCGTCGGGCCGGCGCGTGCGCCTGGAGCCGCGGCCGAAGAACGTCGCGCCGCTCCTCGAGGCGCTCAAGCAGCAGGGATTCCGCACGTTCGCGGCCGTCGACGGCGACACGGGCGACGCCGCCAGCCTGCAGGAGCGACCGCTCGACGGCGGCCCGCGCGGCTGA
- the eno gene encoding phosphopyruvate hydratase, whose product MAAIEAVNAREILDSRGNPTVEVEVLLEDGTFTRAAVPSGASTGAFEAYELRDGDAGRYLGKGVQKAVAAVVDEIGPAIQDLDAADQRIIDATMIELDGTENKSRLGANALLGVSLAVAKAAADSAELPLYRYLGGPNAHTLPVPMLNVINGGSHADTNVDIQEFMLLPVGASTFSEGLRWGVETYHALKSLLKKKGLSTGLGDEGGFAPNLDSNRAALDLLMEAIDAAGFTAGKQIALGLDVASSEFYSDGAYTFEGQKVDAAHLTAYFADLVASYPLITIEDPLDEDDWAGYDHFTAELGSKVQIVGDDLFVTNPKRLADGITRGVANSILVKVNQIGTLTETLDAVSLAQRSGYTTVLSHRSGETEDTTIADLAVAVEAGQIKTGAPARSERVAKYNQLLRIEQDLGAAAVYAGRSAFPRFQA is encoded by the coding sequence GTGGCAGCCATCGAAGCAGTCAACGCACGCGAGATCCTCGACTCCCGGGGCAACCCGACCGTCGAGGTCGAGGTGCTCCTGGAGGACGGCACGTTCACGCGCGCCGCCGTCCCGTCCGGCGCATCCACCGGCGCGTTCGAGGCGTACGAGCTGCGCGACGGCGACGCGGGCCGCTACCTGGGCAAGGGCGTCCAGAAGGCCGTCGCCGCCGTCGTCGACGAGATCGGCCCGGCCATCCAGGACCTCGACGCCGCCGACCAGCGCATCATCGACGCCACGATGATCGAGCTCGACGGCACCGAGAACAAGTCCCGCCTCGGCGCGAACGCGCTGCTCGGCGTCTCCCTCGCCGTCGCGAAGGCCGCGGCCGACTCGGCCGAGCTGCCCCTCTACCGCTACCTCGGCGGCCCGAACGCGCACACGCTGCCCGTCCCCATGCTCAACGTCATCAACGGCGGCTCGCACGCGGACACCAACGTCGACATCCAGGAGTTCATGCTCCTGCCCGTCGGCGCGTCCACCTTCTCCGAGGGCCTGCGCTGGGGCGTGGAGACGTACCACGCGCTCAAGAGCCTGCTGAAGAAGAAGGGCCTGTCCACCGGCCTCGGCGACGAGGGCGGCTTCGCGCCGAACCTCGACAGCAACCGCGCCGCGCTCGACCTGCTGATGGAGGCCATCGACGCCGCGGGCTTCACCGCGGGCAAGCAGATCGCGCTCGGCCTCGATGTCGCGTCCAGCGAGTTCTACTCGGACGGCGCGTACACGTTCGAGGGCCAGAAGGTGGATGCGGCGCACCTCACCGCGTACTTCGCCGATCTCGTCGCGTCCTACCCCCTCATCACCATCGAGGACCCGCTGGACGAGGACGACTGGGCCGGGTACGACCACTTCACCGCCGAGCTCGGCTCCAAGGTGCAGATCGTCGGTGACGACCTCTTCGTCACCAACCCCAAGCGCCTCGCCGACGGCATCACGCGCGGCGTCGCCAACTCGATCCTCGTCAAGGTGAACCAGATCGGCACGCTCACCGAGACGCTCGACGCGGTCAGCCTCGCGCAGCGCAGCGGCTACACCACCGTGCTCTCGCACCGCTCCGGCGAGACCGAGGACACGACCATCGCCGACCTCGCGGTCGCGGTGGAGGCGGGCCAGATCAAGACCGGCGCCCCCGCCCGCAGCGAGCGCGTCGCGAAGTACAACCAGCTCCTCCGCATCGAGCAGGACCTCGGCGCCGCCGCGGTCTACGCCGGCCGCAGCGCCTTCCCGCGCTTCCAGGCCTGA
- a CDS encoding FtsB family cell division protein, which translates to MARFPGLDTLRARRAPRPRTERVPVALPDGDAPAGNWLRSMRFSGFSVMVLVLLVLTVVVLAPGLRIYLEQRQQLSSLQSAVDAQKGTIAQLQDQRARYDDPAFLKAQVRDRLFYVMPGETSYLVRGLPAASGEATTTPDGAPISADLQETKQDWVQALLGSALTSALSDTPPDQLQGSVQGGDQ; encoded by the coding sequence ATGGCCCGCTTCCCCGGCCTCGACACCCTCCGCGCCCGCCGGGCGCCGCGCCCGCGCACCGAGCGGGTCCCCGTGGCGCTGCCCGACGGCGACGCGCCCGCGGGCAACTGGCTCCGCAGCATGCGCTTCTCCGGCTTCTCGGTCATGGTGCTCGTGCTCCTCGTCCTCACGGTCGTGGTGCTCGCCCCGGGCCTGCGCATCTACCTCGAGCAGCGGCAGCAGCTCAGCAGCCTGCAGAGCGCGGTGGACGCCCAGAAGGGCACCATCGCCCAGCTCCAGGACCAGCGCGCCCGCTACGACGACCCCGCCTTCCTCAAGGCCCAGGTGCGGGATCGCCTCTTCTACGTCATGCCCGGCGAGACGAGCTACCTCGTCCGCGGGCTGCCCGCCGCGTCCGGGGAGGCGACCACCACGCCCGACGGCGCGCCCATCAGCGCCGACCTGCAGGAGACGAAGCAGGACTGGGTGCAGGCCCTGCTCGGATCCGCGCTCACCAGCGCCCTCAGCGACACCCCGCCCGACCAGCTCCAGGGATCCGTCCAGGGAGGCGACCAGTGA
- a CDS encoding Na+/H+ antiporter NhaA: protein MTSLIRSERVAAGLLLLAAVVGLVVANTPAGPGLIAWADGHLAVPAIGVDLSLRHWVSDGLLVVFFFIVAVELKHEFLAGGLDSVSAALVPAIAAVGGVAVPAGVYLAITAGSGLERGWPVPTATDIAFALGVLAVFGRGLPAAVRVFLLALAVLDDLIAIVIIAVFFTTDLDVGALGLAVAGVVLFAVVGRLGVGRTGAARIAVVALLVLIALVTWWATLSSGIHATIAGVALGFALPRLSGLRAAHALEPASNGIVLPLFAFSAALVAIPAVGLAELAPAFWGIALALPLGKLVGITAGGLLGAWVARRRGAPSGLAGRDLVTVSLLGGIGFTVSLLMSELAFAGLDEVRDEGTLAVLLGSGVSIVAAAVTLSIRSHQARRGSAAAEEDDATRDDFPAHVDGGPAPS from the coding sequence ATGACCTCCCTCATCCGCTCCGAGCGCGTCGCCGCCGGACTCCTCCTCCTGGCCGCCGTCGTCGGCCTCGTCGTCGCGAACACCCCGGCAGGGCCCGGCCTCATCGCGTGGGCCGACGGGCACCTCGCCGTCCCCGCGATCGGCGTCGACCTGTCGCTCCGCCACTGGGTGAGCGACGGCCTGCTCGTGGTCTTCTTCTTCATCGTCGCCGTCGAGCTCAAGCACGAGTTCCTGGCCGGCGGGCTGGACAGCGTCTCCGCGGCGCTCGTGCCCGCCATCGCGGCGGTAGGCGGCGTGGCGGTGCCGGCGGGCGTGTACCTCGCGATCACCGCGGGCAGCGGCCTCGAGCGCGGGTGGCCGGTGCCCACCGCGACCGACATCGCCTTCGCGCTGGGCGTCCTCGCGGTCTTCGGACGCGGCCTGCCCGCCGCCGTCCGCGTCTTCCTCCTCGCGCTCGCGGTGCTCGACGACCTCATCGCCATCGTGATCATCGCGGTCTTCTTCACGACCGACCTCGACGTGGGCGCGCTCGGCCTCGCGGTCGCGGGCGTCGTCCTGTTCGCGGTCGTGGGTCGCCTCGGCGTCGGGCGGACGGGAGCCGCACGGATCGCCGTGGTCGCGCTGCTGGTGCTCATCGCCCTGGTGACCTGGTGGGCGACGCTCTCCTCCGGGATCCACGCGACCATCGCGGGCGTCGCGCTCGGCTTCGCGCTCCCCCGCCTCTCGGGCCTCCGCGCGGCGCACGCGCTGGAGCCGGCCTCGAACGGCATCGTCCTGCCGCTGTTCGCGTTCTCCGCTGCGCTCGTGGCGATCCCCGCCGTCGGGCTGGCCGAGCTGGCCCCGGCGTTCTGGGGCATCGCGCTGGCGCTCCCGCTCGGGAAGCTCGTCGGCATCACGGCGGGCGGGCTGCTCGGGGCATGGGTCGCGCGCCGCCGGGGCGCTCCCAGCGGGCTCGCGGGGCGGGATCTCGTGACCGTCTCGCTCCTCGGCGGCATCGGCTTCACCGTCTCGCTGCTGATGAGCGAGCTCGCGTTCGCCGGCCTCGACGAGGTGCGCGACGAGGGCACGCTCGCGGTGCTGCTCGGCTCGGGCGTCTCGATCGTCGCGGCGGCCGTTACGCTGTCGATCCGGAGCCACCAGGCCCGCCGTGGAAGTGCGGCCGCGGAGGAGGACGACGCGACGCGCGACGACTTCCCGGCGCACGTGGACGGCGGGCCGGCCCCAAGCTGA